A part of Gracilimonas sediminicola genomic DNA contains:
- a CDS encoding SusC/RagA family TonB-linked outer membrane protein, which yields MFKKLLFMAFAMFLSVCAYAQTGTITGEVTDAETGEALIGATVYIESIQKGAQTDIDGMYTISSVPAGTYTINISYVGYESFTSEVQVGSGTVTLDAQLSVDLVGLDEVVVTGFGTIDRASFSGTVSSVSSDQLENVPVASIDGALQGKAAGVQITASSGTPGAVQDIRIRGISSINAGTDPLFVIDGVPVISGNISTNGATSSLGFLSTLNSSDIESITVLKDAASTAPYGARGTNGVIVITTKEGRRGSTTYSVSAQRGYNNKAVNGPDPLNAEQWDEIYQQAYGAASPWDGQTNSNWEKAATNENALQQEYSLSARGGNDVTNFYASGSIFDQEGTTVGTEINRATGKFDITHRLDERVRINNRTTGSFVEQDGILEGAGYFGSPVLAKYFMLPIDPVRSPDGSYNIDNLSNAIYNPLYTQENDIDRNRTARILNNTQIDIQILENLKFGSKFAIDYLVSEEKNYNNIFYGDSDDESGRVDDYWLRNFNYVFQNNITYNFTPNVDNSFVFKLFSEIQKNSRYEVGGSGEGIAAPGLINLATTANPVAAFSESSDWAVASFTGLVNYGWSDKIFADGSIRYEGNSRFGEDYRWGTFYSIGLAYVLSEEDFIQDLGFIDFLKVRASYGLTGNSAVGLNNYQATVNYEGSYYGSPAIQTDNLGNNKLSWEKANSYDLGLEFELVDKVSGSVTYFRKNSYDLLFNVPLSRTTGHNSQTQNIGELYNQGLEIEANVDVVRTRDFAWNIGGNLTLLENEVTKLPADANGEDIEITTSTRYRAVEGFAVDSWYMRGWAGVDPANGDPLWYTDGTKSATTNDYNSAEAFSQGANAQPTTFGGVNTRVDVKNFYVSADLYYSFGNKVYDTWAFINSSDGRFTFLYNQYASQYDRWQQPGDEALNPRPTSGNARLTAATSSRFLYDGDYLRLRNLNVGYNIPSRALQQIGLKSATVYFLGQNLWTHTFDDLLEFDPEVRADGFLDLNAAPLKSLTFGIKANF from the coding sequence ATGTTTAAAAAGCTACTATTCATGGCATTCGCCATGTTTTTGTCTGTTTGTGCGTATGCGCAAACCGGGACAATTACAGGTGAAGTCACCGATGCTGAAACTGGTGAAGCCCTCATTGGTGCAACCGTATATATTGAATCTATTCAAAAAGGTGCCCAAACAGACATTGATGGTATGTACACTATCAGCAGTGTACCTGCCGGCACATATACTATTAACATTTCTTACGTTGGATACGAATCTTTTACTTCTGAAGTACAAGTCGGATCCGGAACGGTAACTCTGGACGCTCAACTAAGTGTAGACCTCGTGGGTCTGGATGAGGTTGTGGTAACAGGTTTTGGTACTATCGACCGAGCCTCTTTCTCCGGTACTGTTTCTTCCGTAAGTTCTGATCAACTTGAAAACGTACCTGTTGCTTCTATTGACGGTGCGCTTCAAGGGAAAGCAGCCGGTGTTCAAATTACAGCAAGTTCTGGTACTCCAGGTGCTGTACAAGACATCCGAATTCGCGGAATCAGTTCTATTAACGCCGGAACAGACCCACTATTTGTAATTGATGGTGTGCCCGTTATTTCCGGAAACATCAGTACAAACGGCGCTACCAGTAGTCTTGGATTCCTGTCTACGCTTAACAGCTCCGACATCGAATCTATCACAGTATTGAAAGATGCTGCTTCTACTGCTCCTTATGGTGCCCGAGGTACTAACGGTGTAATTGTTATCACCACCAAAGAAGGCCGCAGAGGAAGTACAACCTATTCTGTTTCTGCCCAGCGTGGTTACAACAACAAAGCTGTAAATGGACCAGACCCACTTAATGCTGAGCAATGGGATGAAATTTACCAGCAAGCATATGGAGCTGCTTCTCCTTGGGACGGCCAAACCAATAGCAATTGGGAAAAAGCTGCAACCAACGAAAACGCGCTTCAGCAAGAGTATTCTCTTTCTGCACGTGGTGGTAACGACGTAACCAACTTCTATGCTTCCGGTAGTATTTTTGACCAGGAAGGTACCACTGTTGGTACAGAAATTAACCGTGCAACCGGTAAATTCGACATTACTCACCGATTGGATGAAAGAGTAAGAATTAACAACCGTACAACCGGTTCTTTTGTTGAGCAAGATGGTATTCTTGAAGGTGCTGGTTACTTCGGTAGCCCGGTTCTGGCTAAGTATTTCATGCTCCCTATCGATCCTGTTAGAAGCCCTGATGGTTCTTACAATATCGATAATCTGTCAAACGCTATTTACAATCCTCTTTACACTCAAGAGAACGATATTGACAGAAACAGAACAGCCAGAATTCTGAATAACACTCAGATTGATATTCAAATTCTTGAGAACCTTAAGTTCGGTTCTAAGTTTGCTATCGATTACCTGGTAAGTGAAGAGAAAAACTACAACAACATCTTTTACGGTGATTCTGACGATGAAAGCGGTCGTGTTGATGACTACTGGTTACGTAACTTTAACTATGTATTCCAGAATAACATTACCTACAATTTCACGCCTAACGTAGATAACTCTTTCGTATTTAAGCTATTCTCTGAAATTCAGAAGAATAGCCGATACGAAGTTGGTGGTTCAGGTGAAGGTATTGCCGCACCGGGACTCATTAACCTTGCTACAACAGCAAACCCTGTTGCTGCATTTTCTGAGTCAAGCGACTGGGCTGTAGCCTCGTTCACAGGTCTTGTGAATTATGGTTGGTCAGACAAGATCTTTGCAGATGGTAGCATCCGTTATGAAGGAAACTCCCGATTTGGTGAAGACTACCGATGGGGTACTTTCTACTCTATTGGACTTGCTTATGTGTTAAGTGAGGAAGACTTCATCCAGGATTTAGGCTTTATTGACTTCCTGAAAGTAAGAGCTTCTTACGGACTGACTGGTAACTCAGCGGTAGGTCTTAATAACTACCAGGCAACCGTTAACTACGAAGGTTCTTATTACGGTAGCCCAGCTATCCAAACAGACAACCTTGGTAATAACAAGTTGTCTTGGGAGAAAGCCAATTCTTATGACTTAGGTCTGGAATTTGAATTAGTTGACAAAGTATCAGGTTCTGTAACCTACTTCAGAAAGAACAGTTATGACCTGCTATTTAACGTACCTCTTTCACGTACGACGGGTCACAACAGCCAAACTCAGAACATTGGTGAATTATACAACCAAGGTTTAGAGATTGAAGCTAACGTTGATGTTGTAAGAACAAGAGACTTTGCATGGAATATTGGTGGTAACCTGACTTTACTTGAAAATGAAGTTACCAAGTTGCCAGCTGATGCCAATGGCGAAGACATCGAAATTACTACCAGCACCAGATACAGAGCTGTTGAAGGGTTTGCCGTAGATTCATGGTACATGCGTGGATGGGCCGGTGTAGATCCTGCTAATGGTGATCCTCTATGGTACACCGACGGAACCAAGTCAGCTACTACCAACGATTACAATTCAGCTGAAGCCTTCTCTCAAGGTGCCAACGCACAACCAACTACTTTTGGTGGGGTTAATACCCGCGTAGATGTTAAGAACTTCTATGTAAGTGCTGATCTGTATTACAGCTTTGGAAACAAAGTTTATGACACATGGGCGTTTATTAATTCTTCTGACGGCCGTTTCACATTCTTGTACAACCAGTATGCCTCTCAGTACGACCGATGGCAACAACCGGGTGATGAGGCGTTAAACCCTCGCCCAACTTCTGGTAATGCAAGACTTACTGCTGCTACCTCTTCACGATTCCTCTATGACGGAGATTACCTCCGACTGAGAAATCTTAATGTTGGGTACAACATCCCCTCAAGAGCTTTACAGCAGATCGGTCTTAAATCAGCTACGGTATATTTCTTAGGCCAAAACCTATGGACTCATACCTTTGACGATTTATTAGAATTTGATCCTGAAGTTAGAGCTGATGGATTCTTAGATCTAAACGCGGCGCCATTAAAGTCCCTGACTTTTGGTATCAAAGCTAACTTTTAA